A single region of the Erythrobacter sp. HL-111 genome encodes:
- a CDS encoding helix-turn-helix transcriptional regulator, whose protein sequence is MPSRLIVSKELADLLKLLAHPDRLRLIEELRLGEKDVSGIAAALDLPATRVSQHLASLRAHRLVETRREGRNHHYHLTQPAIAAWILEALEFLEIRSPLEEGSHIDRVRELWAAESSKPSS, encoded by the coding sequence ATGCCGAGCCGGCTGATCGTCTCCAAGGAGCTTGCCGATCTTCTCAAGCTTCTCGCCCATCCCGACAGGCTCCGCCTGATCGAGGAGCTGCGTCTCGGCGAGAAGGACGTGAGCGGGATCGCCGCCGCGCTCGACCTTCCGGCGACGCGGGTGTCCCAGCATCTCGCGTCCCTGCGCGCGCACCGTCTCGTCGAGACGCGCCGCGAGGGGCGGAACCATCACTATCACCTTACCCAGCCGGCCATCGCCGCATGGATCCTCGAAGCGCTCGAGTTCCTGGAGATCCGCAGCCCGCTCGAAGAAGGCTCCCACATCGACCGCGTCCGCGAATTGTGGGCCGCGGAAAGTTCCAAGCCGTCATCATGA
- a CDS encoding IclR family transcriptional regulator C-terminal domain-containing protein, with product MERGVPIRAISRGLAVLAAINRDGPISMMGIARAAEVPYPTACRIVQTLQHEGLIEKEPARKRYRVTSLVKTLSTGFQNEDQLVAAGRGHIEALCRDVGWPISLVTRVGTRMMVRDSTHKMTSLTFSHYYPGYTLPIAECATGKVYLAFCDEEERNAIVEGWKAIETEASNMGLLLLSDDYMLRKIRHDGYALQVRNVYNADPGKTSSIAVPLFDGDDRLIGALGLIYFVSAMSSAEAAERYLGALQATARAIRGSLIDLAGGALGDAEAAE from the coding sequence ATGGAAAGAGGCGTACCCATCAGGGCGATCAGCCGCGGGCTTGCGGTGCTGGCCGCGATCAACCGCGACGGACCGATTTCGATGATGGGCATCGCGCGCGCGGCCGAGGTCCCCTATCCGACCGCCTGCCGGATCGTGCAGACGCTCCAGCACGAAGGCCTGATCGAGAAGGAACCCGCGAGGAAACGCTACCGCGTCACCTCGCTGGTCAAGACGCTGTCGACCGGGTTCCAGAACGAGGACCAGCTGGTCGCCGCGGGCCGCGGCCATATCGAGGCGCTGTGCCGCGATGTCGGCTGGCCGATCTCGCTCGTCACGCGGGTCGGCACGCGCATGATGGTGCGCGATTCCACCCACAAGATGACCTCGCTCACCTTCTCGCACTACTACCCCGGCTACACCCTGCCGATCGCCGAATGCGCCACCGGCAAGGTCTATCTCGCCTTCTGCGACGAGGAGGAGCGCAACGCCATCGTCGAGGGCTGGAAGGCGATCGAGACCGAGGCCTCGAACATGGGGCTCTTGCTGCTGAGCGACGATTACATGCTCCGCAAGATCCGGCACGATGGCTATGCCCTGCAGGTCCGCAACGTCTACAACGCCGATCCGGGCAAGACCTCGAGCATCGCGGTCCCGCTGTTCGACGGCGACGACCGGCTGATCGGCGCGCTCGGCCTCATCTATTTCGTGAGCGCGATGAGTTCGGCCGAGGCGGCGGAGAGGTATCTCGGGGCATTGCAGGCCACCGCGCGGGCGATCCGGGGAAGCCTGATCGACCTTGCCGGAGGCGCGCTGGGCGATGCCGAGGCGGCGGAATAG
- a CDS encoding methylaspartate ammonia-lyase, giving the protein MHIEKVIFAPARGGFFYDDQAAIRAGREMDGVAYLGEPLTPGFTSVREPARALGIGLVLEDGAVVWGDMVSVQYSGAAGRDPVFDPRAIEAVCRARVVPQLIGMEAAAGPDNCARAFAHGDEPRLPLAIEYGVSQALLRAAAHARRVTVAEVVAEALGLPAPGEPVPIFAQSGDDRRNAVDTMILKQVDILPHGLINSAGKFGADGAAFIDYVRWVAGRIEALGAPGYRPVLHFDVYGWIGLGHSDDPRAVAEFIARLAARVPDHTLQIECPVDYGSRAATIENYAAIVEALDGLTDKARIVADEHCNTLADIEAFIAARAAHVIQVKTPDVGDLMDTARAIRAAREAGIGAYCGGTSAETDHSARACVHVALAARASMMLAKPGMGVNEGLTIVGNEQARALAQIAARRS; this is encoded by the coding sequence ATGCACATCGAAAAGGTCATCTTCGCGCCCGCTCGCGGGGGCTTCTTCTACGACGACCAGGCCGCGATCCGGGCGGGCCGCGAAATGGACGGCGTCGCCTATCTCGGAGAGCCGCTGACGCCCGGCTTCACCAGCGTGCGCGAACCGGCGCGCGCGCTCGGCATCGGGCTGGTGCTGGAAGACGGCGCGGTGGTCTGGGGCGACATGGTCAGCGTCCAGTATTCGGGCGCAGCGGGGCGCGATCCGGTGTTCGATCCGCGGGCGATCGAGGCGGTCTGCCGCGCGCGCGTCGTCCCCCAGCTGATCGGGATGGAGGCGGCCGCCGGGCCGGACAACTGCGCCCGCGCCTTCGCGCATGGGGACGAGCCGCGCCTCCCGCTCGCCATCGAATACGGGGTGAGCCAGGCGCTTTTGCGCGCCGCCGCCCATGCCCGGCGCGTGACCGTGGCCGAGGTGGTGGCCGAAGCGCTCGGCCTGCCCGCACCGGGCGAGCCCGTCCCGATCTTCGCGCAGAGCGGGGACGACCGCAGGAACGCGGTCGATACGATGATCCTCAAGCAGGTCGACATCCTCCCCCACGGCCTCATCAATTCGGCCGGGAAATTCGGCGCCGACGGGGCGGCCTTCATCGACTATGTCCGCTGGGTCGCCGGGCGGATCGAGGCGCTGGGCGCGCCGGGCTACCGGCCCGTGCTTCATTTCGACGTCTATGGCTGGATCGGGCTCGGCCATTCCGACGATCCGCGCGCGGTGGCCGAATTCATCGCCCGGCTCGCCGCACGGGTGCCGGATCACACGCTGCAGATCGAATGCCCGGTCGATTACGGGTCGCGCGCGGCGACGATCGAAAACTACGCGGCCATCGTCGAAGCGCTCGATGGGCTGACCGACAAGGCCCGCATCGTCGCGGACGAGCATTGCAACACGCTCGCCGACATCGAGGCCTTCATCGCCGCGCGCGCCGCCCACGTGATCCAGGTCAAGACGCCCGATGTCGGGGACCTGATGGACACCGCCCGCGCGATCCGCGCCGCGCGCGAGGCCGGGATCGGCGCCTATTGCGGCGGTACCAGCGCCGAGACGGACCACTCCGCGCGCGCCTGCGTCCACGTCGCCCTCGCCGCGCGGGCCAGCATGATGCTGGCGAAACCCGGCATGGGCGTGAACGAGGGGCTGACCATCGTGGGCAACGAACAGGCCCGCGCGCTCGCGCAGATCGCCGCGCGGCGAAGCTGA
- a CDS encoding aldehyde dehydrogenase family protein: MNEMTTPEPAQAFARPPAAFDLALPAPALDAPGAGEGQTLFYAASEEPFAFVPHTPPGHADALVETARTAFEGGAWRAMPVAERAATLRRVSALVLEHADELARLQTLETSIVISQSRGMHVARTAENFTFFADLLAGHSGESYEQSGRYLSIVTREPVGVAVLIAPWNAPLVLASMKLAAAISLGNSVIVKPSEYAPLAVLRLAELVREAGVPEGVVQVACGTGPGIGNALVSHPGVDVVGFIGGTQTGRRIMAAAAGSLKKVGLELGGKSANIVLASADLHRAVDGSLMGIFAGNGEQCLAGSRILVEDSVADDFIARFTARAQALKVGDPFDPACEIGPMAFAAHFDKLLAFGEAAHSDPAYTVLAGGGRAAGFDKGYFFAPTVVEASDNASMLCQTELFGPFVTIQRVQGLDEALAIANDSEYGLAAYIWSDDLPSVMRARRMLRAGTVWVNTPMARDLRSPFGGYKQSGIGRDGLPGSIELFTEEKTTLIPQEPLDLPKMGSAGEG, translated from the coding sequence ATGAACGAGATGACCACGCCGGAACCCGCGCAGGCCTTCGCCCGGCCGCCGGCCGCCTTCGACCTTGCCCTGCCCGCCCCCGCGCTGGACGCGCCCGGAGCGGGTGAGGGGCAGACCCTCTTCTACGCCGCCAGCGAGGAACCCTTCGCCTTCGTGCCCCATACCCCGCCGGGGCACGCCGATGCGCTGGTCGAGACCGCCCGCACCGCCTTCGAAGGGGGAGCATGGCGCGCGATGCCCGTGGCCGAGCGCGCGGCGACATTGCGCCGGGTGAGCGCGCTGGTGCTCGAACACGCCGACGAACTCGCCCGGCTGCAGACGCTCGAAACCTCGATCGTGATCTCGCAATCGCGCGGGATGCACGTCGCGCGCACCGCGGAGAACTTCACCTTCTTCGCCGACCTTCTCGCGGGCCATTCGGGCGAAAGCTACGAGCAGTCGGGGCGGTACCTGTCGATCGTCACGCGCGAGCCGGTCGGCGTCGCGGTGCTGATCGCGCCATGGAACGCGCCGCTGGTGCTCGCCTCGATGAAGCTTGCCGCGGCGATATCGCTCGGCAATTCGGTGATCGTGAAGCCTTCCGAATACGCCCCGCTCGCCGTGCTGCGGCTCGCCGAACTGGTGCGCGAGGCGGGCGTGCCCGAAGGCGTGGTGCAGGTCGCCTGCGGGACGGGGCCGGGCATCGGCAACGCGCTGGTCAGCCATCCGGGGGTCGACGTCGTCGGCTTCATCGGGGGGACGCAGACCGGCCGGCGGATCATGGCGGCGGCAGCGGGAAGCCTCAAGAAGGTGGGGCTCGAACTGGGGGGCAAATCGGCCAATATCGTGCTCGCCTCCGCCGACCTCCATCGGGCCGTCGACGGTTCGCTGATGGGCATTTTCGCCGGGAATGGCGAACAATGCCTCGCCGGATCGCGCATCCTCGTCGAGGACAGCGTCGCGGACGACTTCATCGCCCGCTTCACCGCGCGGGCGCAGGCGCTGAAGGTCGGCGATCCCTTCGATCCGGCCTGCGAGATCGGCCCGATGGCCTTCGCCGCCCATTTCGACAAGTTGCTCGCCTTCGGCGAGGCCGCCCATTCGGACCCGGCCTACACCGTGCTGGCCGGAGGCGGGCGCGCCGCGGGATTCGACAAGGGCTATTTCTTCGCCCCGACCGTGGTGGAGGCATCGGACAACGCGTCGATGCTCTGCCAGACCGAATTGTTCGGGCCGTTCGTCACGATCCAGCGCGTGCAGGGGCTCGACGAGGCTCTGGCCATCGCCAACGACAGCGAATACGGCCTCGCCGCCTACATCTGGTCGGACGACCTGCCCTCGGTCATGCGCGCGCGGCGGATGCTGCGCGCGGGCACGGTCTGGGTCAACACGCCGATGGCGCGCGACCTGCGCTCGCCCTTCGGCGGGTACAAGCAATCGGGCATCGGGCGCGACGGCCTGCCCGGCTCGATCGAACTCTTCACCGAGGAAAAGACGACGCTGATCCCGCAGGAACCGCTCGACCTGCCGAAGATGGGCAGCGCCGGGGAAGGATGA
- a CDS encoding FAD-dependent oxidoreductase: MTDACVIRVESVETIAHVPVIVIGGGGTGLTAALAVRDAGAEVLVVERDGQPMGTTAMSTGLIPAAGSRIQREKGIEDSPERFAADIIAKTKGAVDTALVEHLARESARTVDWLVESHGIGLSLVEGFTYPGHSALRMHGMPGRSGSELMGALAGACADAGVDILTDSLVDTLYVDRADRVIAIAATRPDGSRDVIGCDAVILACCGFAGNRAMVSQLIPELEHATFHGHPGNKGDAIRWGREIGARMTDLSAYQGHAGLAAGYGIPILWPLIAEGGIQVNRAGERFANEASGYSEQAVEVLRQEGHVAWSIYDERRHEIMCQFDDYRQARSAGCLIRAESLAELAQKAGIDAAGLEASVAETHRLVESGERDRFGRSFAGKAPLEPPFYAVRVTGALFHTQGGLEVDGHARVLRASGEPFPNLYAGGGAARGISGPGADGYLAGNGLLTATTLGRLAGEHAAAALAREAA; encoded by the coding sequence ATGACTGACGCCTGCGTGATCCGGGTCGAAAGCGTCGAGACGATCGCCCACGTCCCCGTCATCGTCATCGGAGGCGGGGGGACCGGGCTCACCGCCGCGCTCGCCGTGCGCGACGCCGGGGCCGAGGTGCTGGTGGTCGAACGCGACGGCCAGCCGATGGGCACGACCGCGATGTCGACCGGCCTCATCCCCGCCGCCGGCAGCCGCATCCAGCGCGAGAAGGGCATCGAGGATTCGCCCGAACGCTTCGCCGCCGACATCATCGCCAAGACGAAGGGCGCGGTCGACACCGCGCTGGTCGAACACCTCGCCCGCGAATCCGCGCGCACGGTCGACTGGCTGGTCGAAAGCCACGGGATCGGCCTCAGCCTTGTCGAGGGGTTTACCTATCCCGGCCATTCCGCCTTGAGGATGCACGGAATGCCGGGCCGGTCGGGGTCCGAACTGATGGGCGCGCTTGCCGGCGCCTGCGCGGACGCGGGGGTCGACATTCTCACCGACAGCCTCGTCGACACGCTCTATGTCGATCGCGCCGACCGCGTGATCGCCATCGCCGCCACCCGCCCCGACGGATCGCGCGACGTGATCGGCTGCGATGCGGTGATCCTCGCCTGCTGCGGCTTTGCCGGGAACCGGGCGATGGTTTCGCAGCTCATTCCGGAACTCGAACACGCGACCTTCCACGGGCACCCCGGCAACAAGGGCGATGCCATCCGCTGGGGCCGGGAAATCGGCGCGCGGATGACCGACCTTTCCGCCTACCAGGGCCACGCGGGGCTCGCGGCGGGTTACGGCATCCCGATCCTCTGGCCGCTGATCGCCGAGGGCGGAATCCAGGTGAACCGCGCCGGGGAACGCTTCGCCAACGAGGCCTCGGGCTATTCCGAACAGGCGGTCGAGGTGCTGCGGCAGGAGGGCCACGTCGCCTGGAGCATATACGACGAGCGGCGGCACGAGATCATGTGCCAGTTCGACGATTACCGCCAGGCGCGATCGGCCGGGTGCCTGATCCGCGCCGAAAGCCTCGCCGAGCTCGCCCAGAAGGCCGGGATCGACGCCGCCGGGCTCGAGGCCAGCGTCGCCGAGACGCACCGGCTGGTCGAGAGCGGGGAGCGCGACCGTTTCGGCCGCAGCTTTGCCGGCAAGGCCCCGCTGGAGCCACCCTTCTACGCCGTCAGGGTGACGGGGGCGCTGTTCCACACCCAGGGCGGGCTCGAGGTCGACGGCCATGCCCGCGTGCTGCGCGCCTCGGGCGAGCCCTTTCCCAATCTCTATGCAGGCGGCGGGGCGGCGCGCGGGATTTCGGGTCCGGGCGCGGACGGTTACCTTGCGGGCAACGGCCTGCTCACCGCGACCACGCTGGGGCGCCTCGCCGGCGAACACGCCGCCGCCGCGCTCGCGCGCGAGGCCGCCTAG
- a CDS encoding class I SAM-dependent methyltransferase, whose amino-acid sequence MGRHDVMTREAREAAFGFAPNHDEAARLGFVGALKKFVNLDLENRLCALFDEAIVPAADAPPQTREDAEALVEGHPLYRLWGTLTFHSQNLLWDAVQVTTDRTIDAAVEQYRAIRDSGESLGSIALSDELLVKPPVATTEIHRQPGGYWRERRADDLEPALNYSGTVELYRIAKGMAAGERPAPDSFGRFVSAVARRYAPDLEPEAVLDMGCGTGEQTLAYKREWPEAEVHGIDVARPFVRFAHAHAESAGVPVHFAEMDAGATHYPDESFDLIVSIIMFHETSKAQVRDIMRESWRLLRPGGLVCHLDVPYQPHRVPLIKQVTNHWQVRHNGEPFWSGFAGLDMKAEAIAAGFDPDHAFATYESVGPAAYHFFGGRKPA is encoded by the coding sequence ATGGGCAGGCACGACGTCATGACGCGCGAGGCGCGCGAGGCCGCGTTCGGCTTCGCCCCGAACCACGACGAGGCCGCGCGGCTCGGCTTTGTCGGGGCGCTCAAGAAATTCGTCAATCTCGACCTCGAAAACCGGCTCTGCGCCCTGTTCGACGAAGCGATCGTGCCCGCCGCCGACGCGCCGCCGCAAACCCGCGAAGACGCCGAAGCGCTCGTCGAAGGCCACCCGCTCTACCGCCTCTGGGGCACCCTCACCTTCCACAGCCAGAACCTGTTGTGGGACGCGGTGCAGGTGACGACCGATCGCACGATCGACGCCGCCGTGGAGCAGTACCGGGCGATCCGGGACAGCGGCGAAAGCCTCGGCTCGATCGCGCTGTCGGACGAATTGCTGGTAAAGCCCCCCGTCGCCACGACCGAGATCCACCGCCAGCCCGGCGGTTACTGGCGCGAACGGCGCGCGGACGACCTCGAACCTGCGCTGAACTATTCGGGCACGGTCGAACTCTACCGCATCGCAAAGGGCATGGCCGCGGGCGAGCGCCCCGCCCCCGACAGCTTCGGCCGCTTCGTCAGCGCGGTCGCGCGCCGGTATGCGCCCGATCTCGAACCGGAGGCGGTGCTCGACATGGGCTGCGGCACGGGCGAGCAGACGCTCGCCTACAAGCGCGAATGGCCTGAGGCCGAGGTGCACGGGATCGACGTTGCCCGGCCCTTCGTCCGCTTCGCCCATGCCCATGCCGAAAGCGCGGGAGTTCCGGTCCACTTCGCCGAAATGGACGCGGGCGCAACGCACTATCCGGACGAAAGCTTCGACCTCATCGTCTCGATCATCATGTTCCATGAAACGAGCAAGGCACAGGTCAGGGACATCATGCGCGAAAGCTGGCGGCTGCTGCGCCCGGGCGGGCTCGTCTGCCATCTCGACGTGCCCTACCAGCCGCATCGTGTGCCGCTCATCAAGCAGGTCACCAACCATTGGCAGGTGCGCCACAATGGCGAGCCGTTCTGGAGCGGATTCGCCGGGCTCGACATGAAGGCCGAGGCGATTGCGGCTGGCTTCGATCCGGACCACGCCTTCGCCACCTACGAATCCGTCGGGCCTGCCGCGTACCACTTCTTCGGCGGGCGCAAGCCGGCATGA
- a CDS encoding oxaloacetate decarboxylase yields MTTAPASPPPALRDALARGEFFIAPGMHDMIAAKLARKAGFEIGFASGYWLTASAHGLPDVGLATYTQMLERVTTLVRASEGMAIIADADTGYGGLLNVRHTVRGYEEAGVAAIQLEDQEFPKRCGHSRGKKVVPAGEMVARITVAREALRGETPPLVIARSDAKAPEGLDAMLHRLEAYARAGADLLFPEALGDEEEMRFVAERLPAPAIVNMADGGNTRILPAATLAEMGFAGALFPATTALASAAASIHALRRLKETGTSIHEDVELFSFAEMCSLIGFDEVYELDRKWEGLAG; encoded by the coding sequence ATGACCACCGCCCCTGCCAGCCCGCCCCCGGCCCTGCGCGATGCGCTGGCGCGCGGCGAGTTCTTCATCGCCCCGGGGATGCACGACATGATCGCGGCGAAACTGGCGCGAAAGGCGGGCTTCGAGATCGGCTTTGCCAGCGGCTACTGGCTCACCGCCTCGGCCCATGGCCTGCCCGACGTGGGGCTCGCGACCTATACCCAGATGCTCGAAAGGGTGACGACGCTGGTGCGGGCGAGCGAGGGCATGGCGATCATCGCCGATGCCGACACGGGCTATGGCGGCCTGCTCAACGTACGCCACACCGTGCGCGGCTACGAGGAGGCGGGGGTGGCCGCGATTCAGCTGGAAGACCAGGAATTTCCCAAACGCTGCGGGCATTCCCGGGGCAAGAAGGTGGTCCCGGCCGGGGAGATGGTCGCCCGCATCACCGTCGCCCGCGAGGCGCTGAGGGGAGAGACGCCGCCGCTCGTCATCGCGCGTTCGGACGCGAAGGCGCCCGAAGGGCTCGATGCGATGCTGCACCGGCTGGAAGCCTATGCAAGGGCGGGGGCCGACCTGCTGTTTCCCGAGGCGCTGGGGGACGAAGAGGAAATGCGCTTCGTCGCCGAGCGCCTGCCGGCGCCTGCCATCGTCAACATGGCGGATGGCGGTAACACGCGCATCCTGCCTGCCGCCACGCTCGCCGAAATGGGTTTTGCAGGCGCGCTGTTCCCTGCGACCACCGCGCTCGCCTCGGCGGCGGCGAGCATTCATGCGCTAAGACGGCTGAAGGAAACGGGGACGAGCATCCACGAGGACGTCGAGCTGTTTTCCTTCGCCGAAATGTGCAGCCTGATCGGGTTCGACGAGGTCTACGAACTCGACCGGAAATGGGAGGGCCTTGCGGGGTGA
- a CDS encoding AMP-binding protein encodes MTETAAYSDIHARSLAEPEAFWAEQAERLDWHRRWDKVLDRRGDPIPRWFVGGEINACHNCVDRHVSAGHGHEAALLYESPVTGVSRTVTFAELKEATARLGGAMRAMGVEKGDRVLVYMPNSPEAVIAMLACARIGAVHSVVFGGFAARELASRIDDAAPAIVIAASCGIEGAKVLPYQPILREALEIAQHRPDACIFRQREQHRAVLGEGEHDWDAVTAAAEPAECVPVAATDPLYILYTSGTTGSPKGIVRDTGGHLVTLLWSMTGIYACPPGEAFWAASDVGWVVGHSYICYAPLLGRNPSVVFEGKPVGTPDAGVFWRLIAKHRVRSFFTAPTALRAIRQVDPQGDFASAEDLSNLRTVFLAGERTDPATLAWTGDLLGVPVIDHWWQTETGSAITANPAGIELMPVKPGSSTLPMPGWDLACLDEDGEPVPAGTAGAIVARLPLPPGFTPGLWNAPERFREAYFERFEGCYLTGDSGFFDEDGYLHVMARIDDVINVAGHRLSSSAMEEVLVAHPAVAEGAVIGMADELKGQVPVGFVVLKAGSAIAPEDLAAELIAAMRSAIGPVAAFKRVHVLSRLPKTRSGKILRKTIREIADGEEPNVPPTIEDAGVLAEIEAIFA; translated from the coding sequence ATGACCGAAACGGCGGCCTATTCCGACATCCACGCCCGCTCGCTGGCCGAACCGGAGGCCTTTTGGGCCGAACAGGCGGAGCGGCTCGACTGGCATCGGCGCTGGGACAAGGTGCTGGACCGCCGGGGCGATCCGATCCCGCGCTGGTTCGTCGGGGGCGAAATCAACGCCTGCCACAATTGCGTCGACCGCCACGTGTCGGCGGGCCACGGCCACGAGGCGGCGCTGCTTTACGAAAGCCCGGTGACCGGCGTGTCGCGGACCGTGACCTTCGCCGAACTCAAGGAAGCGACCGCGCGGCTCGGCGGCGCGATGCGGGCGATGGGGGTGGAAAAAGGCGACCGCGTGCTCGTCTACATGCCCAACTCGCCCGAAGCCGTGATCGCGATGCTCGCCTGCGCGCGGATCGGCGCGGTGCATTCGGTGGTGTTCGGCGGATTTGCCGCGCGCGAACTGGCGAGCCGGATCGACGATGCCGCGCCCGCCATCGTCATCGCGGCGAGCTGCGGGATCGAGGGGGCGAAGGTGCTGCCCTACCAGCCGATCCTGCGCGAGGCGCTGGAGATCGCGCAGCACCGCCCGGATGCCTGCATCTTCCGGCAGCGCGAACAGCACCGGGCCGTGCTGGGCGAAGGGGAGCATGACTGGGACGCCGTGACCGCCGCTGCCGAACCGGCCGAATGCGTGCCCGTGGCCGCGACCGATCCGCTCTACATCCTCTACACCTCGGGCACGACCGGGAGCCCCAAGGGCATCGTGCGCGATACCGGCGGGCATCTCGTCACGCTGCTGTGGAGCATGACCGGCATCTATGCCTGCCCGCCGGGCGAGGCGTTCTGGGCGGCGAGCGATGTCGGCTGGGTCGTCGGCCACAGCTACATCTGCTACGCACCGCTGCTGGGTCGGAACCCGAGCGTCGTGTTCGAGGGCAAGCCCGTCGGCACGCCCGATGCGGGCGTGTTCTGGCGGCTCATCGCGAAGCACCGGGTCCGCAGCTTCTTCACCGCGCCCACGGCGCTGCGCGCGATCAGGCAGGTCGATCCGCAAGGCGATTTCGCATCGGCCGAGGACCTTTCGAACCTGAGGACGGTCTTCCTCGCGGGGGAGAGGACCGATCCCGCCACGCTCGCATGGACGGGCGATCTGCTGGGCGTGCCGGTGATCGACCACTGGTGGCAGACCGAAACCGGCAGCGCGATCACCGCGAACCCGGCCGGGATCGAACTGATGCCGGTGAAGCCCGGTTCCTCCACGCTTCCCATGCCGGGCTGGGATCTCGCCTGTCTCGACGAGGATGGCGAGCCCGTCCCCGCGGGGACCGCCGGCGCGATCGTCGCGCGCCTGCCGCTCCCGCCCGGTTTCACCCCCGGCCTGTGGAACGCGCCCGAACGTTTCCGCGAGGCCTATTTCGAGCGTTTCGAGGGCTGCTATCTGACCGGCGACAGCGGCTTCTTCGACGAGGACGGATACCTCCACGTCATGGCCCGGATCGACGACGTGATCAATGTCGCGGGGCACCGCCTGTCCTCTTCCGCGATGGAGGAGGTCCTGGTCGCCCACCCGGCGGTGGCGGAAGGCGCGGTGATCGGGATGGCGGACGAATTGAAGGGCCAGGTCCCGGTCGGCTTCGTCGTGCTGAAGGCCGGTTCCGCCATCGCGCCGGAGGACCTCGCCGCCGAGCTGATCGCCGCGATGCGCTCCGCCATCGGGCCGGTCGCGGCGTTCAAGCGGGTCCATGTCCTCTCGCGCCTGCCCAAGACCCGTTCGGGCAAGATCCTGCGCAAGACGATCCGCGAGATCGCCGACGGCGAGGAGCCCAATGTCCCTCCGACGATCGAGGACGCGGGCGTGCTCGCCGAGATCGAGGCGATCTTCGCGTGA
- a CDS encoding zinc-binding dehydrogenase, with protein sequence MPRRVRAAVSPGGGAPPGIEELLLDDPLPDEVVLRVEAAGVCHTDLGVGAWSREPRVLGHEGAGVVVATGAAVKRLRPGDRVLATFGWCGTCPNCTRGRPAYCFDGIALNLEGARSRPPLTRPDGEAVRGAFFQQSCFATHALATERNCVKLPDWLDAAVAAPFGCGIQTGAGAVFHQLGALPGRPLLVIGAGAVGAAAIMAGRITGCDPVIVVEPVAARRELALSLGASHAFDGSDADWAEQIVDLTGGGATAALDTAGKQATFEAALRSLHSGGTLGVLTLPGAFEEPVPHPGGIDFLTKRIVGVIEGDSVPETFLPRLFAHHAAGDLPIDRLIRTYPFAAIASAFADAHDGAVIKPVLTFEEEHDD encoded by the coding sequence ATGCCGCGCCGGGTCAGGGCGGCAGTCAGCCCGGGCGGCGGTGCGCCCCCGGGAATCGAGGAGCTGCTGCTCGACGATCCCCTGCCGGACGAGGTGGTGCTGCGCGTCGAGGCCGCCGGGGTCTGCCACACCGATCTGGGCGTCGGCGCATGGAGCCGGGAGCCGCGCGTGCTCGGCCACGAAGGGGCGGGAGTGGTGGTCGCGACGGGCGCGGCGGTGAAGCGGCTGAGACCGGGCGACCGGGTGCTCGCGACCTTCGGCTGGTGCGGGACCTGCCCCAACTGCACCCGCGGCCGCCCGGCCTATTGTTTCGACGGGATTGCGCTCAACCTCGAAGGCGCGCGCAGCCGGCCCCCGCTGACCCGGCCCGACGGCGAGGCCGTGCGGGGCGCCTTCTTCCAGCAGAGCTGCTTTGCCACCCACGCGCTCGCGACGGAGCGCAATTGCGTCAAGCTGCCGGACTGGCTCGACGCGGCCGTGGCCGCGCCTTTCGGCTGCGGCATCCAGACCGGGGCGGGGGCCGTGTTCCACCAGCTGGGCGCGCTGCCCGGTCGTCCGCTGCTGGTGATCGGGGCGGGGGCGGTCGGCGCTGCCGCGATCATGGCGGGGCGGATCACGGGCTGCGATCCCGTCATCGTGGTCGAACCCGTCGCCGCGCGGCGCGAACTGGCGCTGTCGCTGGGGGCGAGCCATGCCTTCGACGGCTCGGACGCGGACTGGGCGGAGCAGATCGTCGACCTGACGGGAGGCGGGGCAACCGCCGCGCTCGACACCGCCGGAAAGCAGGCGACCTTCGAGGCCGCGCTGCGATCGCTCCATTCGGGCGGGACGCTGGGTGTCCTGACCCTGCCCGGCGCCTTCGAGGAGCCGGTTCCGCACCCGGGCGGGATCGATTTCCTGACCAAGCGGATCGTCGGCGTGATCGAGGGGGATTCGGTTCCGGAAACCTTCCTGCCGCGCCTCTTCGCCCATCACGCCGCGGGCGACCTGCCGATCGATCGCCTGATCCGGACCTATCCCTTCGCCGCCATCGCCAGCGCCTTCGCCGATGCTCACGACGGCGCGGTGATCAAGCCGGTGCTGACCTTCGAGGAGGAGCATGATGACTGA